A stretch of the bacterium genome encodes the following:
- the atpD gene encoding F0F1 ATP synthase subunit beta, translating into MESFGHILSVRGNVVEVEYKKDQPERHELLSLEDNQEIALEVYSSLPSDIFVCISLTDPNKLSRGSKVVRTGASLKVPVGPQLLGRLVNLFGQPIDGLEKLKTAETREVYRGSPNYDEVRSGTEFLETGIKIVDFFTPVKKGGKIGVFGGSGVGKTVLLSELMHNIAVFHKGVSVFTGIGERIREGHELYETLAQTKVLPNVALVYGQMNESAAVRFRVGQTGLTFAEYFRDEQKKDVLFFIDNIYRFVQAGNEVSTLLNTIPSEEGYQATLAGEMGAFQERLVSTKEGSITSVQAIYVPADDLSDAGVQAIVPYFDSVVTLSRVVYQEGRHPSVDILTSSSSLVQASILGLEHYEALLEAEKLLKHYTYMQRIVSIMGESELSVEDRLLFYRAKKLLNYMTQDIHVVADQTGVPGKYIKREKTVKDVSAILGGQVDQVPEERFLYIGDLSELKQ; encoded by the coding sequence ATGGAAAGTTTTGGTCATATCCTTTCCGTCCGGGGTAATGTCGTCGAGGTTGAATACAAAAAAGACCAACCGGAACGACACGAACTACTTAGTCTCGAAGACAATCAGGAAATTGCTCTTGAAGTTTATAGTAGTTTACCTTCTGATATCTTTGTCTGCATCTCTTTGACTGATCCAAACAAACTTTCTCGCGGTTCAAAAGTAGTTCGAACCGGGGCAAGCCTAAAAGTTCCGGTCGGTCCGCAGTTGCTTGGACGTTTGGTAAATCTCTTTGGTCAGCCGATTGATGGTTTGGAGAAGCTAAAAACTGCTGAGACCAGGGAAGTTTACCGTGGCAGTCCTAACTATGACGAAGTCCGAAGTGGGACGGAATTTCTCGAAACTGGAATTAAAATTGTTGATTTCTTCACTCCGGTCAAAAAAGGGGGTAAAATTGGAGTCTTTGGTGGCTCAGGCGTGGGCAAGACGGTCTTGCTTTCTGAGCTGATGCACAACATTGCTGTCTTTCACAAAGGAGTCTCGGTTTTTACTGGTATTGGAGAGCGTATCCGAGAAGGGCATGAACTCTATGAAACATTGGCTCAAACCAAGGTTTTGCCAAACGTAGCCTTGGTTTACGGGCAAATGAATGAATCAGCAGCAGTGCGTTTTCGAGTCGGCCAGACAGGACTTACTTTTGCAGAATACTTTCGTGACGAGCAAAAGAAAGACGTCCTTTTCTTCATTGACAACATTTACCGCTTCGTTCAAGCTGGCAATGAAGTCTCAACTCTGCTAAACACGATTCCTTCCGAAGAGGGTTATCAGGCCACGCTGGCTGGAGAAATGGGGGCTTTTCAGGAGCGTCTCGTTTCGACCAAAGAAGGGTCAATCACTAGTGTTCAGGCAATTTACGTACCAGCGGACGATCTTTCTGATGCCGGTGTACAAGCAATCGTTCCTTACTTTGATTCGGTTGTTACTCTTTCTCGGGTTGTTTACCAGGAAGGTCGTCACCCAAGTGTCGATATCTTGACTTCATCATCTTCTTTAGTTCAAGCTTCAATTCTTGGGCTGGAACACTACGAAGCGTTGCTTGAAGCTGAAAAACTTTTGAAACACTATACCTACATGCAACGAATTGTTTCGATCATGGGGGAGAGTGAACTTTCGGTTGAAGACCGCTTACTCTTTTACCGAGCCAAAAAACTCTTAAATTATATGACTCAGGATATTCATGTCGTTGCCGATCAGACCGGAGTTCCGGGTAAATACATTAAACGAGAAAAGACAGTTAAAGACGTAAGCGCTATTCTTGGCGGACAAGTCGATCAAGTGCCAGAGGAGCGCTTTCTTTACATTGGGGATCTTTCAGAATTAAAGCAATGA
- a CDS encoding redoxin domain-containing protein codes for MPKIIYRIILLSFVLLSLNPFLSPRKIEASIEACNVSVDPHQIQASSQASFYFTVRNFDQNPISWIKITRPSAKFSIVEPVSTGAWSASTTSSSMTLTGDVIQPNFSADFEIKVSTNDQVSASADWIVQVSDDLDGANPFSCSGSLDTEITCGGSDCIGPVISNIALSNLTTSSITISWKTNEAATSRLDYGTTASYGQFKNNSSLVLTHSLSLTGLSSDRSYHFKITSADSVNNSTETGDNTFLTPKLSSSSSAGEGVAEENNSLGSKKKDLVKKESVPPTVSVKTDFSKPFKKGPEIEGTARDNAGVFLVEYSTDGGSNWLPADKMEDREAKKVDFSFTPVNLEEGNYRVVVQATDTSGNATLSKEEILVIDRLDPTVGGSVISLGPQILLPDRNGLTRTIVGLDQKVTLSALGGATTIEIGTKNQSLKEAKSQLFSLTRSSQTGLWKGVMNFTSPGLYPLVVEAVDGAGKRTKREIGQVLVIASGKVEETQAPNLGVLPTPIAEARVTALYFEESSNSWVVWDGESYGQANPEKTDSEGKYQLFLPAGKYYLKVEANGYQTLISNIFTLDKATPVVEKISLKKALRIGFGDFSFFLPSFSVQKIDISTKLEDLGVSNLTEKLVDKDLPSLDLEDTNSKVSNLLENLGKPTLISFVSTWAPSSQEQFSALQSLQASADINIVPVAEGENLSKIKAFKAISGSKLTFLVDPDGLSVEKFAFASLPTHYVVDRKGIIKKVLVGVLSKEDILENLGSLK; via the coding sequence ATGCCCAAGATCATCTACAGAATCATTCTACTGAGCTTTGTTTTGTTGTCACTAAACCCCTTTCTATCTCCCAGAAAAATAGAGGCTTCGATAGAGGCTTGCAATGTTTCAGTCGATCCTCATCAAATCCAAGCTTCAAGTCAAGCTAGCTTTTACTTCACAGTCAGAAATTTTGATCAAAACCCGATTAGCTGGATAAAGATCACTAGACCATCAGCCAAATTTTCGATAGTCGAGCCTGTTTCTACCGGTGCTTGGTCGGCGAGCACAACTAGTAGCAGCATGACTCTGACCGGAGATGTAATCCAACCAAATTTCAGTGCCGATTTTGAGATAAAGGTCAGCACCAACGATCAAGTTTCGGCTAGTGCTGATTGGATAGTCCAAGTTTCAGACGATCTTGATGGAGCAAACCCTTTTAGTTGTAGTGGTAGTTTGGATACGGAAATAACTTGTGGTGGCTCTGACTGTATTGGACCGGTGATTTCTAATATAGCCTTAAGCAATCTGACTACAAGCTCAATAACAATTAGCTGGAAAACAAATGAAGCAGCCACTTCACGCTTGGACTATGGAACAACGGCTAGCTACGGTCAGTTTAAAAATAATAGCAGTCTTGTTTTGACTCATTCTCTTTCCCTGACTGGACTTTCTTCAGACCGGAGCTATCATTTCAAAATCACTAGTGCTGATTCTGTCAACAATAGTACTGAGACTGGGGATAACACTTTCTTGACCCCAAAGCTGTCTAGTAGTTCTTCCGCAGGAGAAGGGGTGGCTGAGGAAAACAACTCTTTGGGTTCGAAAAAGAAAGATTTAGTCAAAAAAGAATCAGTTCCGCCAACAGTATCGGTAAAAACTGATTTTTCTAAGCCTTTCAAAAAGGGGCCAGAAATTGAGGGTACGGCCCGGGACAACGCCGGAGTTTTCTTGGTTGAGTACTCTACTGATGGTGGGAGCAACTGGTTGCCAGCTGACAAAATGGAAGATCGAGAAGCGAAAAAAGTGGACTTTAGTTTTACCCCAGTTAATCTTGAAGAGGGAAATTATCGGGTTGTTGTGCAGGCAACCGATACCTCAGGGAACGCTACTTTATCGAAAGAAGAAATTTTGGTGATCGACCGTCTAGACCCAACTGTAGGGGGAAGTGTGATCTCACTTGGTCCGCAGATTTTACTTCCAGACCGCAACGGTCTGACTCGCACTATCGTTGGTCTGGATCAAAAAGTGACTTTGAGCGCACTCGGTGGAGCAACGACAATAGAGATTGGCACCAAAAACCAGTCTCTAAAAGAAGCCAAGAGTCAGCTTTTTTCTCTGACACGTTCAAGCCAAACTGGCCTTTGGAAAGGGGTAATGAACTTTACTAGCCCTGGTCTTTACCCTTTGGTTGTAGAAGCAGTTGACGGGGCTGGAAAGAGAACAAAGAGAGAGATTGGTCAAGTCTTGGTTATTGCTAGCGGCAAAGTAGAAGAAACCCAAGCACCAAACCTAGGAGTTCTACCAACTCCAATTGCTGAGGCTAGAGTCACAGCTCTTTACTTTGAAGAAAGTTCAAATTCTTGGGTGGTTTGGGATGGGGAATCTTATGGACAAGCAAATCCAGAAAAAACTGATAGTGAAGGAAAGTATCAACTTTTTCTCCCCGCCGGAAAATACTATCTAAAGGTAGAAGCAAATGGCTACCAAACTCTAATCAGCAATATCTTTACTCTAGACAAGGCCACCCCGGTAGTTGAAAAAATTTCCTTAAAAAAAGCCCTCAGAATTGGCTTTGGTGACTTTTCCTTCTTTTTGCCAAGCTTTTCTGTTCAGAAAATCGATATTAGTACAAAACTAGAGGATTTAGGGGTTTCAAACTTAACAGAGAAACTAGTCGACAAAGATTTACCAAGCTTAGATTTGGAAGATACGAATTCAAAAGTAAGCAACTTACTTGAAAATTTGGGTAAGCCAACCCTGATCAGTTTTGTTTCGACTTGGGCACCTTCCAGCCAAGAACAGTTTTCAGCTCTGCAGAGTTTGCAGGCAAGTGCCGATATTAACATCGTCCCTGTCGCCGAAGGAGAGAATTTAAGCAAAATTAAAGCTTTTAAAGCAATTTCTGGTTCCAAACTGACTTTCCTAGTTGACCCTGATGGTCTAAGCGTTGAAAAATTCGCTTTTGCGAGCTTGCCAACACACTACGTGGTTGATCGAAAAGGGATTATCAAAAAAGTTCTGGTTGGAGTATTATCAAAAGAAGATATTCTTGAAAACTTAGGTAGTTTGAAATAA
- a CDS encoding cache domain-containing protein, with product MLPLAFLGQNLHFAISLFASLVCFAVFWLYFDAWAAKRQRKEIFLWLGFFLLSVSFLSHATTIEDGILGSSILGSFSEIFSTLFRSLGYLLIIFGLAQDPLQKVPQTEGLVLEKKRALFFLSKITWLSWLKFLPPFGAALVSVLYFRRATTGLERHLKRVALSFLGLTLAETLSLVSLFRGSDNPFIFNLSSSFGPVWYLEHLVLFVSVLILGKWVWQYLTTRLQSQLFMIFTSSVLLIFLTTTVSFTFLLLGNIQKEALDNLGTATNVLNYALSSKREETLANAESLAANPEVVAALQEKNHKKLNTITQEQLEVKAKASIIITENSGQVLSRGEDPARWGDSLSDDSLIKRALIGLSATSVETKEDVLAPLIYLKSAVSVRDSQKNIIGTVSIAIVIDNSFLDGIKAATGLDSAIYAGNVRSATTFVAPDGKSRWVGIKETSQEIKSKVLERGNTFKGSVKVLNKAFLGAYSPLKDVNNEVVGMLFIGRAESSILAAAGASIELTFAVAALLLAFSILPAFLISRFLSKQLS from the coding sequence ATGCTGCCCCTTGCCTTTTTAGGTCAAAACTTACACTTTGCAATTAGCCTTTTTGCCTCTTTGGTTTGCTTTGCTGTTTTTTGGCTCTACTTTGACGCCTGGGCCGCTAAGCGTCAGAGAAAAGAAATTTTTCTTTGGTTGGGATTCTTTTTACTTTCAGTTTCTTTTTTGAGCCACGCAACGACTATTGAGGACGGCATCTTGGGCAGCTCAATTTTGGGAAGTTTCAGCGAAATTTTCTCAACCCTTTTTCGCTCTCTAGGCTACTTACTTATTATCTTTGGACTAGCTCAAGATCCTCTGCAAAAGGTTCCTCAAACCGAAGGTTTGGTCTTAGAAAAGAAGCGAGCCTTATTTTTTCTCTCCAAGATCACTTGGTTGTCTTGGCTAAAATTCTTACCACCCTTTGGAGCGGCTTTGGTTTCGGTTCTTTATTTCCGTCGCGCCACCACTGGATTGGAAAGACACCTAAAAAGGGTGGCTCTGTCTTTTCTTGGGTTGACTTTAGCTGAGACCCTTTCTTTAGTGAGTCTATTTCGGGGTTCTGATAACCCCTTTATATTTAACTTAAGTTCCAGTTTCGGACCAGTTTGGTACTTGGAACACTTGGTCCTTTTTGTCAGCGTTCTTATTCTCGGAAAGTGGGTGTGGCAATATTTAACAACCCGGCTGCAAAGCCAGCTCTTCATGATCTTTACGAGCAGTGTTCTTTTAATTTTCCTTACCACTACGGTTAGCTTCACTTTTCTTTTGCTCGGGAACATTCAAAAAGAAGCTCTCGATAACCTTGGAACAGCAACCAATGTTCTTAATTACGCTCTTTCCTCAAAACGTGAAGAAACCCTCGCGAACGCTGAAAGTTTGGCAGCCAATCCAGAAGTAGTAGCTGCCCTGCAAGAAAAGAATCACAAAAAACTGAACACGATCACTCAAGAACAACTTGAGGTAAAGGCTAAAGCTTCAATTATCATTACTGAGAATTCGGGACAAGTACTTTCAAGAGGGGAGGATCCGGCTCGTTGGGGGGATTCACTTTCTGATGACTCTCTCATCAAAAGAGCCTTGATCGGCCTTTCAGCTACTAGTGTTGAGACCAAGGAAGATGTGCTTGCACCTTTGATTTACCTCAAATCAGCCGTCAGTGTGCGCGACAGCCAAAAAAACATCATTGGGACGGTCAGCATTGCTATTGTCATCGACAACAGTTTTCTTGACGGTATCAAGGCTGCCACTGGACTGGATAGCGCTATTTACGCTGGAAATGTACGTTCTGCGACTACATTTGTTGCACCAGACGGAAAATCACGTTGGGTAGGTATCAAAGAAACTAGCCAGGAAATAAAGAGCAAAGTCCTTGAAAGAGGGAATACCTTCAAGGGAAGTGTCAAGGTCCTCAACAAAGCCTTTCTTGGGGCTTACAGCCCACTTAAAGACGTTAACAATGAAGTGGTTGGTATGCTCTTCATTGGCAGAGCCGAAAGCTCTATTTTGGCAGCAGCCGGAGCCTCGATTGAGCTGACTTTTGCCGTCGCTGCTCTTCTTTTAGCCTTTTCAATTCTCCCAGCCTTTTTGATCTCAAGGTTTTTGTCGAAACAGCTCTCCTAA
- a CDS encoding ATP-binding protein — protein MNIRVQTKLVFLLCSLLVVFFSILLLVRFFANRNIDLLFESRQEEKEVLFDNIIKLKSSSLSAYAYDYTYWDEMVEFVEGKTKDFGEEIIAPSLSTYDSNAVWVYNTDLKLIYSVSNTEKQELKDFPLDKTTLLRIFTHGLFPHFFVDSKAGLLEVDAAPIQPTSDAERKTAPKGFFLTARVWDQEYLKGIESLVSARLKILKTNQSERQVSDFSKGSIVFERDLPSWDNTTVARIQVETDSPSLVSLGKTYNNQLIILVIFGLVVFSLIFVFLFRWIGNPISVLSTSLNKQDPGVLAKLRVDKGSEFASLADLITKFFAQQDELRKEKNLFEKKVVERTAELNKEKEGLSKANEAIGEGYLQLQQEKARLVSSINSLTLGFIMTDLKNEVFIANRSAAKILEIQKPILTMSDIKGKIGKLVDLDRYIEKAKKEKVPQEVKEVSFGNKFLHLFFSPIILLKDKEEYIGAVVLLEDITEAKILDRSKDEFFSIASHELRTPLTAIRGNTSLIRDFYRDKIKDKELAEMIDDIHDSSIRLIKIVNDFLDTSRLEQKRMEFKKDKFKILDLIKEVNKEIAANAEQKKISLTVKDSADNTEVVADRDRSKQVLFNLIGNAIKYTDKGGVEVEINKTSGFAKISVTDSGKGVPAANQSLLFRKFQQAANSILTRDGVGGTGLGLYISKLMVEGMGGSIQLEKSVENKGSVFSFTLPTAKQS, from the coding sequence ATGAATATTCGAGTCCAAACCAAACTAGTTTTTTTGCTTTGCTCCCTCTTGGTAGTTTTCTTCTCGATTCTTTTGTTGGTTCGTTTTTTTGCCAACCGCAACATTGATCTCCTTTTCGAGTCGAGACAGGAGGAAAAAGAAGTCCTTTTCGACAATATCATCAAATTAAAATCTTCTTCGCTTTCTGCCTACGCTTATGACTATACCTATTGGGACGAAATGGTTGAGTTTGTTGAAGGCAAAACCAAAGACTTTGGTGAGGAGATCATTGCCCCGAGCTTGTCCACTTATGACTCGAATGCGGTTTGGGTTTACAACACTGATCTCAAACTTATTTACTCAGTCAGTAACACAGAGAAGCAAGAACTTAAAGATTTCCCACTTGATAAAACTACCCTTTTGCGCATTTTCACCCATGGTCTTTTCCCTCATTTTTTTGTTGATTCAAAAGCTGGCTTGCTTGAAGTGGACGCTGCACCTATCCAACCAACTAGTGATGCCGAGAGGAAAACCGCCCCGAAAGGATTTTTTCTGACCGCCAGAGTTTGGGATCAAGAGTACTTGAAGGGAATTGAGTCTTTAGTCTCGGCGCGTCTGAAGATTCTTAAGACCAACCAAAGTGAAAGACAGGTCAGTGATTTTAGCAAAGGAAGTATTGTCTTTGAGCGTGATCTTCCCAGCTGGGACAACACTACCGTGGCAAGGATTCAAGTTGAAACGGATTCCCCAAGCCTGGTTTCTTTGGGCAAAACTTACAACAACCAACTAATTATTTTAGTTATCTTTGGGCTGGTTGTTTTTAGCTTGATCTTTGTCTTTCTTTTTCGCTGGATTGGCAACCCAATTTCTGTTTTGTCGACTAGTCTGAACAAGCAAGACCCTGGTGTATTGGCAAAACTAAGAGTTGACAAAGGTAGTGAGTTTGCTTCTTTGGCTGACCTGATCACCAAGTTCTTTGCCCAACAAGATGAGTTGCGTAAAGAAAAAAACCTTTTTGAGAAAAAAGTGGTTGAGCGTACCGCTGAGCTCAACAAAGAAAAGGAAGGTCTCAGTAAAGCCAACGAGGCGATAGGAGAGGGTTATTTGCAACTTCAGCAAGAGAAAGCACGTTTGGTTTCTTCGATTAACTCATTGACTTTGGGTTTTATCATGACTGACCTGAAAAATGAAGTTTTTATTGCTAACCGTTCCGCGGCGAAAATTCTCGAAATTCAAAAACCAATTTTAACTATGAGCGACATCAAAGGTAAGATTGGAAAACTAGTTGACCTTGACCGCTACATTGAAAAGGCCAAAAAAGAGAAAGTCCCTCAAGAAGTCAAAGAGGTTAGTTTCGGCAACAAGTTTCTGCACCTCTTTTTCTCGCCAATTATTTTGCTGAAAGACAAAGAAGAATACATCGGAGCAGTGGTCTTGCTTGAAGATATTACTGAAGCAAAGATTCTCGATCGTAGTAAAGATGAGTTCTTTTCGATTGCCTCGCACGAACTGCGTACCCCACTGACCGCGATCCGGGGCAACACTTCACTGATCAGAGATTTCTACAGGGATAAGATTAAAGATAAAGAACTAGCCGAGATGATTGACGACATTCATGATTCTTCGATTCGTCTCATCAAAATCGTTAATGACTTTTTGGATACTTCCAGACTTGAACAAAAACGAATGGAGTTTAAAAAAGATAAGTTCAAGATTCTTGATTTAATCAAAGAGGTGAATAAGGAAATTGCTGCCAACGCAGAGCAAAAGAAAATTTCTTTGACAGTCAAAGATTCTGCTGACAATACTGAAGTGGTTGCGGATCGAGATAGAAGCAAACAAGTACTTTTTAATTTGATCGGAAACGCGATCAAATATACTGATAAAGGTGGGGTGGAGGTAGAGATAAACAAAACTAGCGGTTTTGCAAAAATTTCCGTTACTGACAGTGGCAAAGGAGTCCCTGCCGCCAATCAAAGCCTGCTTTTCCGTAAATTCCAGCAAGCGGCCAATAGTATTTTGACTCGGGATGGAGTCGGCGGTACAGGTTTAGGGCTCTATATCTCCAAACTTATGGTTGAGGGAATGGGTGGGAGCATCCAACTGGAAAAGTCAGTTGAAAATAAAGGTTCAGTCTTTAGCTTTACTTTGCCAACGGCAAAGCAGTCCTGA
- a CDS encoding response regulator → MAKILVVEDDPLMARMYEKIFTFEKYEVETANNGQEGLQKARTGAPTLILLDIMMPEKNGLQVLDELKTDPNTKAIPVVVLTNLAGEKDAETALAKGAVKYIIKSEHEPKEVADMVKQILAGYTRDEVPGG, encoded by the coding sequence ATGGCAAAAATACTTGTAGTTGAAGATGACCCTTTGATGGCTCGCATGTACGAGAAAATTTTCACTTTTGAAAAGTACGAAGTGGAAACAGCCAACAACGGTCAAGAAGGCTTACAAAAGGCGAGAACCGGCGCACCCACCCTCATCTTGCTTGATATCATGATGCCGGAAAAAAACGGCCTTCAGGTCTTAGATGAGCTTAAGACTGATCCGAACACCAAAGCCATTCCGGTCGTAGTTTTGACCAACCTTGCTGGGGAAAAAGATGCTGAGACCGCTCTTGCCAAAGGTGCGGTCAAGTACATCATCAAAAGTGAGCACGAGCCAAAGGAAGTGGCCGACATGGTCAAACAAATCCTTGCCGGCTACACCCGCGACGAGGTTCCTGGAGGTTAG
- a CDS encoding four helix bundle protein codes for MARGSLEETKYHLLLARDLGYLKEDLYQNLQSGHEEIGKMLSGLIKSLQT; via the coding sequence ATGGCGAGAGGATCTTTAGAGGAAACTAAGTATCACTTACTCTTAGCCCGAGACCTTGGTTATCTAAAAGAAGATCTCTATCAAAATTTACAATCAGGTCATGAGGAAATTGGCAAAATGTTGAGTGGATTAATCAAATCTCTTCAAACTTAG
- a CDS encoding four helix bundle protein codes for MQDQRFKTKNSFEKLDVWKKAHLLTLFVYSITNRFPSEERFRLGDQIRRSSASITTNIVEGSSRHTKRSLGNFSTWREDL; via the coding sequence ATGCAAGATCAAAGATTCAAAACAAAAAATAGCTTTGAAAAACTTGATGTTTGGAAAAAAGCACATCTACTAACTCTTTTTGTTTATTCAATAACCAACCGGTTTCCGAGTGAAGAAAGATTCCGATTAGGCGATCAAATAAGACGATCTTCTGCATCAATCACAACTAACATAGTGGAAGGTAGTTCCAGGCACACAAAAAGGAGTTTAGGCAATTTCTCAACATGGCGAGAGGATCTTTAG